A single Watersipora subatra chromosome 7, tzWatSuba1.1, whole genome shotgun sequence DNA region contains:
- the LOC137400287 gene encoding calmodulin-like, translated as MADQLTEEQIAEFKEAFSLFDKDGDGTITTKELGTVMRSLGQNPTEAELQDMINEVDADGNGTIDFPEFLTMMARKMKDTDSEEEIREAFRVFDKDGNGYISAAELRHVMTNLGEKLTDEEVDEMIREADIDGDGQVNYEEFCAMMCSK; from the exons ATG GCAGATCAACTTACAGAGGAACAGATTGCGG AGTTCAAGGAGGCTTTTTCACTGTTTGACAAAGATGGCGATGGCACTATCACCACCAAAGAACTGGGCACTGTAATGAGATCACTAGGGCAAAATCCAACAGAAGCAGAGTTGCAGGACATGATTAATGAAGTTGATGCGGATG GTAATGGCACAATAGACTTTCCAGAGTTTCTCACCATGATGGCTCGTAAAATGAAGGATACGGACAGTGAAGAGGAAATTCGAGAAGCATTCCGTGTTTTTGACAAAGATGGTAATGGATACATATCAGCTGCTGAGTTACGGCATGTAATGACCAATCTAGGAGAAAAGCTAACAGACGAGGAAGTTGATGAAATGATTAGAGAAGCAGACATTGATGGTGATGGTCAAGTTAATTACGAAG agttTTGTGCTATGATGTGCTCGAAGTAG